The proteins below come from a single Ochotona princeps isolate mOchPri1 chromosome 6, mOchPri1.hap1, whole genome shotgun sequence genomic window:
- the LOC131480558 gene encoding olfactory receptor 4N2 produces the protein MESKNSTVVTEFILLGLTQSRNMQLLVFVLISIFYIIILPGNFLIILTIRSDPGLSAPLYFFLGNLAFLDASYSFIVAPRMLVDFFSEKKVISYRGCITQLFFLHFLGGGEGLLLVVMAFDRYIAICRPLHYSTVMNPRACYAMLLALWLGGFIHSIIQVALILRLPFCGPNKLDNFFCDVPQVIKLACTDTFMVELLMVFNSGLMTLLCFLGLLTSYAVILYRVRGSSSEGKKKAVSTCTTHIIVIFLMFGPGIFIYTRPFRAFPADKVVSLFHTVIFPLLNPVIYTLRNQEVKASMKKLFNKHLA, from the coding sequence ATGGAGAGCAAAAACAGCACGGTGGTGACAGAATTCATCCTCCTTGGACTCACTCAGTCTCGAAATATGCAGCTCCTGGTCTTTGTACTGATCTCGATTTTCTACATCATCATCCTCCCTGGAAACTTCCTCATCATCCTCACCATAAGATCGGACCCTGGGCTCTCCGCCCCACTTTACTTCTTCCTGGGCAACTTGGCCTTCCTGGATGCGTCCTACTCCTTCATCGTGGCTCCCAGGATGCTAGTGGACTTCTTCTCTGAGAAGAAGGTCATCTCCTACAGAGGCTGCATCACTCAGCTCTTTTTCCTGCACTtcctgggaggaggggaagggttgCTTCTTGTGGTGATGGCCTTTGACCGCTACATCGCCATCTGTCGGCCTTTGCACTACTCAACTGTCATGAACCCTAGAGCGTGCTATGCAATGCTGCTAGCTCTGTGGCTTGGGGGTTTTATCCACTCCATTATCCAGGTGGCTCTCATCCTGCGTTTGCCTTTCTGTGGCCCCAACAAGCTGGATAACTTCTTCTGTGATGTCCCCCAGGTCATTAAGCTGGCCTGCACGGACACCTTCATGGTGGAGCTTCTGATGGTGTTCAACAGTGGTCTCATGACACTGCTGTGCTTCCTAGGTCTTTTGACCTCCTATGCCGTCATCCTCTACCGAGTACGTGGGTCATCTTccgaagggaaaaaaaaggctgTATCCACATGCACCACCCACATCATTGTTATATTTCTTATGTTTGGGCCTGGCATCTTCATCTACACTCGCCCTTTCAGAGCCTTCCCTGCTGACAAGGTGGTTTCTCTCTTTCATACAGTGATCTTTCCCTTGTTGAATCCTGTAATCTATACTCTTCGCAACCAGGAAGTGAAAGCTTCTATGAAGAAGCTGTTTAATAAGCACTTAgcctga